The Saprospiraceae bacterium genome includes a window with the following:
- a CDS encoding redoxin domain-containing protein encodes MKDFHLILFGIFFSFCIGFGQKFSVDFEIKNYNNDTIIIGNYYGDKTLVKDTLFARGNGKFSWNQDTIPAQGVYLALLKPDNSYVQFLVNAKGEHFKMKFDAKDLLSISIAGSTENEVFYKYLDFIKEKRVIADTMRSRSERAKIANKTDDEAQKVLGQLDNDVKKYQATIVNTYPGTVVGTLMKANTDIELPDFYGHEDTVRYKRYYYYKDHYFDNINPAHPSLIRTPYLHQKIDYYISKLVHQQPDSLVKSLDLVLRWLEPNAEAYRFYLADFLNRYAQMKLVGHDALYVHLVDNYYSNGKAIWVTQENIDKMKENANDLRPILIGKKMPDITTYKEDNTPVRLYDIKSPYTIVIFWAPDCGHCKKIMPDVVSFYKKNKDKVKLLAICTKGGENTKSCWPAVKEKGMEDFINTADEYSRYNMKVRIKTTPKVFVLDEKKEIIIKDIPAEELDKIFNEIVSFDDMKRTNKM; translated from the coding sequence ATGAAGGATTTTCACTTGATTTTATTTGGAATATTTTTCTCATTCTGTATAGGTTTTGGACAGAAGTTTTCTGTGGACTTCGAGATAAAAAATTACAACAATGATACTATCATCATTGGGAATTATTATGGAGATAAAACTTTGGTAAAAGATACCTTATTTGCTAGGGGAAATGGTAAATTTTCTTGGAATCAAGACACAATACCTGCTCAGGGAGTTTACTTGGCGTTGTTGAAGCCAGACAATTCTTACGTTCAGTTTTTAGTCAATGCCAAAGGAGAACATTTCAAAATGAAATTTGACGCCAAAGATTTACTGTCAATTTCAATTGCTGGCAGCACTGAAAACGAAGTGTTCTACAAGTATCTTGACTTCATCAAAGAAAAAAGGGTAATTGCAGATACTATGCGTTCGCGTAGTGAAAGAGCAAAAATTGCCAACAAGACAGATGATGAAGCTCAAAAAGTACTTGGCCAGCTTGATAATGATGTGAAAAAGTATCAGGCGACCATCGTAAATACGTACCCTGGTACAGTAGTTGGTACCCTCATGAAGGCCAATACGGACATCGAACTTCCTGACTTTTACGGTCATGAGGATACTGTGAGATACAAAAGGTATTATTACTACAAGGATCATTATTTTGATAATATAAATCCTGCACACCCTTCATTGATTCGTACCCCATATTTGCATCAGAAAATTGATTACTATATTTCTAAACTTGTGCATCAACAGCCTGATTCGCTAGTTAAATCCCTGGATCTTGTTTTGCGGTGGCTTGAACCCAATGCCGAAGCGTACCGATTTTACCTTGCGGATTTCTTAAACAGGTATGCCCAAATGAAACTTGTCGGGCATGATGCCCTCTATGTACATCTTGTGGATAATTATTATTCAAATGGTAAAGCTATTTGGGTGACCCAGGAAAACATAGACAAGATGAAAGAAAATGCAAATGATCTGAGACCCATTCTTATAGGTAAAAAAATGCCGGATATTACTACTTACAAAGAAGATAATACTCCGGTCAGATTGTATGATATTAAATCTCCTTATACTATAGTAATCTTTTGGGCACCAGATTGTGGTCATTGTAAAAAGATTATGCCTGACGTAGTCAGCTTCTATAAAAAAAATAAGGACAAAGTCAAGCTTTTGGCTATCTGCACCAAAGGTGGCGAAAATACAAAGAGTTGCTGGCCTGCTGTAAAAGAAAAGGGAATGGAAGACTTTATCAACACAGCTGATGAGTACAGTCGCTACAATATGAAAGTTCGAATCAAGACAACTCCAAAAGTTTTTGTATTGGATGAAAAGAAAGAAATCATCATCAAAGACATCCCTGCGGAAGAACTCGATAAAATTTTTAATGAAATAGTCAGTTTTGACGATATGAAAAGAACAAATAAAATGTAA
- a CDS encoding DUF1080 domain-containing protein: MMRVHSLFCFLMFFTCVSYGQEPTDPKATEDWSRPPTIVKPVETQWPRPYDAVVLLDDKTCAWSKLDGTPIGWTNENGVITVKPGTGNIISSHKFEDCHLHIEWRSPVTVKGEGQGRGNSGVFLQSIYEVQVLDSYNNETYYNGQAGSIYKQHPPLANACAKPGDWNVYDIIYKAPKYDIKGEKIQSGYITVIHNGFVIQNNTLIHGTTPYIGFPKNPVHRGAPVMLQDHSDLVSYRNIWVRRL, translated from the coding sequence ATGATGCGCGTTCATTCATTGTTTTGTTTTTTGATGTTTTTTACCTGTGTTTCTTATGGTCAGGAGCCTACAGACCCAAAAGCTACCGAAGATTGGTCACGCCCGCCCACTATAGTGAAACCGGTAGAAACTCAATGGCCTCGACCTTATGACGCAGTAGTTTTGCTTGATGACAAAACTTGTGCATGGTCTAAACTTGACGGAACACCTATCGGATGGACTAATGAAAATGGTGTTATAACAGTAAAACCAGGCACAGGAAATATTATTTCAAGTCACAAGTTTGAGGATTGCCATTTGCATATCGAGTGGAGAAGCCCCGTCACTGTCAAAGGAGAAGGGCAGGGAAGAGGAAACAGCGGTGTTTTCCTGCAATCTATATATGAAGTGCAGGTATTGGATAGCTATAATAACGAAACATACTATAATGGTCAGGCAGGATCAATATATAAACAACACCCACCACTTGCTAATGCATGTGCCAAACCAGGCGATTGGAACGTTTACGATATCATTTACAAAGCACCAAAATATGACATTAAAGGCGAAAAAATCCAATCCGGCTATATCACGGTCATACATAATGGCTTTGTAATTCAAAACAATACTTTGATACATGGTACCACTCCATACATAGGATTTCCAAAGAATCCGGTGCACCGTGGTGCTCCTGTCATGCTTCAGGATCATTCTGATTTGGTTAGCTATCGGAATATTTGGGTACGTCGGCTATAA
- a CDS encoding thiolase family protein, whose protein sequence is MKEVYILSAVRTPIGSFGGSLSSIPATRLGAEAVRGAVSKSGLPPEKIQELFMGQVVQANAGQAPARQVAVYGGLCNKTPCTTVNKVCASGLKAVMFGAQSIQLDQNHIVIAGGMENMSSIPFYLPKARYGYGYGHGELLDGLVRDGLANVYDNQAMGCFADATATKFEISREDQDSFAIQSYKRTAQAWENGLFSDEVVGVEVKDRKGNVTLIAQDEEYKNVNFEKIPGLRPVFTKEGTVTAANASTINDGAAALVLADEATVQKNGIKPLARIVAYADGAHEPEWFTTAPAIAAENALKRAGLSIDQIDYFEVNEAFSVVALAFIKHFHLDQTKVNINGGAVSMGHPLGCSGARILTTLCHVLHQNNGKYGMAAICNGGGGASAIIIERY, encoded by the coding sequence ATGAAGGAAGTGTATATTTTATCAGCCGTAAGGACACCTATTGGTAGTTTTGGAGGCAGTTTAAGCAGTATTCCAGCCACAAGATTAGGTGCTGAAGCAGTCAGAGGAGCAGTTTCTAAATCAGGCCTGCCTCCTGAAAAAATTCAGGAATTATTCATGGGTCAAGTTGTTCAGGCAAATGCAGGTCAAGCACCAGCCCGTCAGGTTGCTGTGTATGGAGGATTGTGCAATAAAACACCGTGTACTACTGTCAACAAAGTGTGTGCATCAGGGTTGAAGGCTGTTATGTTTGGGGCACAATCCATTCAGTTGGATCAAAATCATATAGTAATTGCCGGTGGTATGGAAAACATGTCATCTATACCATTTTATCTGCCAAAAGCAAGATATGGTTATGGTTATGGACATGGCGAGCTCTTGGATGGACTGGTGAGAGATGGACTTGCCAATGTGTACGACAACCAGGCTATGGGATGTTTTGCTGATGCTACTGCGACAAAATTTGAAATTTCCAGAGAAGATCAGGATAGTTTCGCTATTCAGTCATATAAGAGAACTGCCCAAGCGTGGGAAAATGGACTTTTCAGTGATGAAGTAGTAGGGGTGGAAGTGAAAGACAGAAAAGGTAATGTAACACTAATCGCACAGGATGAAGAGTACAAAAATGTAAATTTTGAAAAAATACCGGGATTGCGACCAGTTTTTACAAAGGAAGGTACGGTGACTGCCGCCAATGCATCTACTATCAACGATGGTGCAGCAGCTTTGGTACTTGCGGATGAAGCAACTGTCCAAAAAAATGGAATCAAACCTCTGGCACGTATAGTTGCGTATGCTGATGGTGCTCATGAACCTGAATGGTTTACTACAGCTCCTGCTATAGCTGCAGAAAATGCTCTGAAAAGAGCCGGCTTATCCATCGACCAAATAGATTATTTTGAAGTTAATGAAGCATTTTCAGTGGTCGCATTGGCATTTATCAAGCACTTCCATCTGGATCAAACCAAAGTTAACATAAATGGCGGTGCAGTATCAATGGGGCATCCTTTGGGCTGCTCAGGAGCCAGAATTTTGACCACATTGTGTCATGTCCTACATCAAAATAATGGCAAATATGGTATGGCAGCTATCTGCAACGGAGGAGGTGGGGCCAGTGCCATCATCATAGAAAGATATTAA
- a CDS encoding TatD family hydrolase produces the protein MSRYPFIDFHTHSEWNGPEILEVVSLDGSKLKAAKFYTIGYHPWWLTDILSDDQLLLLKESYHKDNFCLGIGECGLDGLKGASEKIQETAFLQQIELANRLNSPVIIHCVRAFDRILQMKKNYGRTTWVIHGFVRNKILAKQVLDSGCYLSVAPCHQMTTTFSDTLVYIPLDRMFIETDSDFRADIKKRYELFSHLRKCSAYELKKVIFSNFVKFYSEKWKYQPGWNEQNS, from the coding sequence ATGAGCAGGTATCCATTTATTGATTTTCATACCCACAGTGAGTGGAATGGCCCTGAAATACTGGAAGTGGTATCTCTGGATGGCTCAAAATTGAAAGCAGCCAAATTTTATACTATAGGGTATCATCCATGGTGGCTGACTGATATCCTGTCTGATGATCAACTTTTACTACTCAAAGAGAGCTATCATAAGGATAATTTTTGTCTTGGTATCGGAGAGTGCGGCCTTGACGGACTTAAAGGGGCTTCAGAAAAAATTCAGGAAACAGCCTTTCTTCAGCAAATAGAGCTGGCTAATCGACTAAATTCTCCCGTGATCATACATTGTGTAAGGGCCTTTGATCGCATATTGCAAATGAAAAAAAACTATGGCCGTACTACATGGGTCATCCATGGTTTTGTGAGAAATAAGATTTTGGCAAAACAAGTGCTTGATTCAGGTTGCTATCTTTCTGTAGCTCCATGTCATCAGATGACCACTACATTTTCGGACACTCTGGTGTATATCCCGTTGGACAGGATGTTTATCGAAACCGACAGTGACTTCAGGGCAGATATCAAAAAAAGATATGAATTATTCAGCCATCTAAGAAAATGCAGCGCTTATGAGCTGAAGAAAGTGATATTTTCTAATTTTGTAAAATTTTATTCAGAAAAATGGAAATACCAGCCTGGTTGGAACGAACAGAACTCCTGA
- a CDS encoding helix-hairpin-helix domain-containing protein, with translation MDYKDFFTFTKQERRGIIAFLILSSVTISAFKFWPYTKPQPPQIIKDYYFDTLNTEENETNNANDISDLWDDTGDKSGSVKRLKYNFNPNDISYDSLLLLGFNKYGAKSLVNYVSKGGIIYTREKFKEIYGIDPKLVDELDDFITYPTKYTTQYTNSNDPEMPKIKGSDKVIRVIELNRADSMELVGIKGIGPFTAFKIIQMRKRTGGFLSSDQLTELNVIHDTIFQSIKNQITVDPDLIKKININTADYKTFVQHPYISGATANALLMYKKQHGPFTDAKHISRIRSLKEETGLKILPYLGVKDE, from the coding sequence ATGGACTACAAGGATTTTTTTACTTTTACCAAACAGGAAAGACGAGGCATCATCGCTTTTCTTATTCTGAGTTCCGTCACGATCTCAGCATTTAAATTTTGGCCCTACACAAAGCCACAACCACCACAAATTATAAAGGATTACTATTTTGATACACTAAATACGGAAGAAAATGAAACTAACAATGCTAATGACATTTCTGATCTATGGGACGATACAGGAGATAAATCCGGATCAGTCAAACGCCTTAAATACAATTTCAATCCCAATGACATAAGTTATGACTCATTATTATTGCTGGGCTTTAATAAATATGGAGCCAAGAGCCTTGTCAATTATGTCTCAAAAGGGGGAATCATATACACCCGTGAAAAGTTTAAAGAGATATATGGTATAGATCCAAAACTGGTAGATGAACTCGATGATTTTATAACATATCCTACAAAATACACTACACAATACACCAATAGTAATGATCCTGAAATGCCAAAAATCAAAGGATCAGATAAAGTCATTAGGGTCATAGAATTAAATAGAGCAGACAGCATGGAATTGGTAGGTATCAAAGGTATCGGTCCATTTACTGCTTTCAAAATAATTCAAATGAGAAAAAGAACCGGAGGTTTTCTGTCTTCTGACCAGTTGACAGAGTTAAATGTGATTCATGACACCATTTTTCAGAGCATCAAAAATCAAATCACTGTCGATCCTGACCTGATCAAAAAGATAAATATCAATACAGCTGATTACAAAACCTTTGTACAACATCCTTATATATCAGGAGCAACTGCCAATGCCTTATTAATGTACAAAAAACAGCATGGCCCATTCACAGATGCAAAACATATAAGCCGCATCAGATCTCTAAAAGAAGAGACAGGCTTGAAAATCCTGCCATATTTAGGAGTAAAGGATGAATAG
- the rplS gene encoding 50S ribosomal protein L19, which translates to MMNLISYVHEQLTPKKEYPSFRPGDNISVSYKIIEGAKERIQVFRGDVIQINGEGPTKTFTVRKISNGVGVERIIPFSSPAIAEIEVLKRGKVRRAKLYYLRALTGKKAKIKERRYVAKA; encoded by the coding sequence ATCATGAATTTAATAAGTTACGTTCACGAACAATTGACTCCGAAGAAAGAATATCCTTCTTTCAGACCTGGAGATAATATATCAGTGAGTTATAAAATCATAGAAGGAGCCAAAGAAAGAATTCAGGTTTTCCGTGGTGATGTGATACAAATCAATGGCGAAGGTCCTACAAAAACCTTTACAGTCAGGAAAATTTCCAATGGGGTAGGAGTAGAGAGGATTATTCCTTTTTCTTCACCTGCGATTGCCGAAATTGAAGTACTGAAAAGAGGAAAAGTGAGAAGAGCTAAACTTTACTATCTCAGAGCACTTACCGGTAAAAAAGCAAAAATCAAAGAAAGAAGATACGTCGCAAAAGCGTAG
- a CDS encoding acyl-CoA carboxylase subunit beta, whose translation MEDKIKFLKEQRSVALQGGGKDRIKKQHGKGKLSARERVELLMDRGSFEEIGMLKEHRSFDFGMETQQFPGDGVITGFGTIGGRLVYVFSQDFTVFGGALSETHAQKICRVMDLAIENGAPVIGLNDSGGARIQEGVDSLGGYADIFYRNTKASGVIPQLSAIMGPCAGGAVYSPAITDFILMVENTSYMFVTGPNVVKTVTNEEVSFEDLGGASTHSTKSGVTHLTAANDLDCINKLKKLFSYIPQNCNEKPPSIPYETGNEYRDQLKDIIPSNSMHPYDMKDVINGIVDEESFLEIHENYAENIIVGFARLAGKSVGIVANQPYALAGVLDVDSSKKGARFVRFCDCFNIPLLVLVDVPGFLPGTDQEWNAIITNGAKLLYAFSDATVPRVTVITRKAYGGAYDVMNSKHIGADMNYAWPTAEIAVMGAKGASEIIFKGEISSSDDPKAKLLEKEKEYQEKFANPYRAAARGFIDEVIEPRETRRKLIRAFSSLEKKKVLMPNRKHGNIPM comes from the coding sequence ATGGAAGATAAAATTAAATTTCTGAAAGAACAACGTAGCGTGGCACTCCAGGGTGGTGGCAAAGATCGTATCAAAAAGCAGCATGGGAAAGGCAAACTAAGTGCCAGAGAACGCGTTGAACTTTTAATGGATCGAGGTTCATTTGAAGAAATCGGGATGCTCAAAGAACACAGATCATTTGACTTCGGAATGGAAACACAACAGTTTCCAGGTGATGGTGTGATCACTGGATTTGGAACGATAGGGGGTAGATTAGTTTATGTTTTTTCACAGGATTTTACTGTTTTTGGTGGAGCATTGTCAGAAACTCATGCACAAAAGATATGCAGGGTGATGGATCTGGCCATAGAAAATGGTGCTCCGGTCATAGGATTGAATGACTCGGGTGGTGCAAGAATTCAGGAGGGTGTTGATAGTCTCGGTGGCTATGCCGACATTTTTTACAGAAATACCAAAGCTTCAGGTGTAATTCCGCAATTGTCAGCTATAATGGGGCCATGCGCTGGAGGGGCAGTATATTCGCCGGCTATTACAGATTTTATACTGATGGTAGAAAATACATCATATATGTTTGTGACAGGTCCAAATGTCGTCAAGACTGTGACCAATGAAGAAGTCAGTTTTGAAGATTTGGGCGGGGCTTCTACTCACTCTACAAAAAGTGGTGTGACTCATCTCACTGCAGCCAATGACCTAGATTGTATCAATAAATTAAAGAAGCTTTTTTCCTATATTCCACAAAACTGCAATGAAAAGCCACCTTCCATACCTTACGAAACAGGAAATGAGTATAGAGACCAATTAAAAGATATCATACCATCCAATTCTATGCATCCTTATGATATGAAAGATGTCATAAATGGTATAGTAGATGAAGAAAGTTTTCTGGAGATACATGAGAATTATGCAGAGAATATTATTGTAGGTTTTGCAAGGTTAGCGGGTAAGAGTGTGGGCATTGTTGCCAATCAGCCATATGCATTAGCAGGTGTTCTGGATGTAGATAGTTCCAAAAAAGGTGCAAGATTTGTTCGTTTTTGTGATTGTTTTAATATTCCGCTTTTAGTTTTGGTGGATGTACCAGGATTTCTTCCGGGCACTGATCAGGAATGGAATGCGATTATCACTAACGGGGCAAAACTGCTTTACGCATTTTCTGATGCAACGGTACCAAGAGTTACAGTCATCACAAGGAAGGCTTATGGTGGTGCCTATGATGTCATGAATTCAAAACATATCGGTGCAGATATGAACTATGCATGGCCAACAGCGGAGATTGCCGTGATGGGAGCTAAAGGAGCCAGTGAAATCATTTTTAAAGGAGAAATCTCCAGTTCTGATGACCCTAAGGCAAAACTTTTGGAAAAGGAGAAAGAATACCAGGAAAAATTTGCAAACCCATACCGAGCAGCAGCAAGAGGTTTTATAGATGAAGTGATCGAGCCAAGAGAAACAAGACGTAAGCTAATAAGGGCATTTTCAAGTCTTGAAAAGAAAAAAGTGCTCATGCCTAATAGAAAACATGGAAATATTCCTATGTAA
- a CDS encoding HAD family phosphatase, translated as MQINTVIFDLGAVLVDWNPRYVYRQLFRSEEAVEHFLGNVCTNHWNEQQDGGRSFEDATAILVREYPHYNSEINAYYGRWEEMLKGQIDDSVQLLEELKASNKFQIYALTNWSAESFPVALERFPFLSLFDGIVVSGDEKMKKPHHEIYRLLMERYNVVPSEAIFIDDNYQNILAAEYLGIRSIHFQHSQQCRDALSQIINW; from the coding sequence ATGCAAATTAATACAGTAATATTTGACTTAGGTGCTGTGCTTGTTGATTGGAATCCAAGATATGTTTACAGACAACTATTCAGATCGGAAGAAGCTGTCGAACATTTCCTTGGTAATGTGTGTACCAATCATTGGAATGAACAGCAGGATGGAGGAAGATCATTTGAAGATGCTACAGCGATCCTGGTCCGAGAATATCCGCATTACAACTCTGAAATTAATGCATATTATGGAAGATGGGAAGAAATGCTCAAAGGTCAGATAGATGACTCTGTACAATTATTGGAAGAATTAAAGGCCAGCAATAAATTTCAAATTTATGCTTTGACCAACTGGTCGGCTGAGTCTTTTCCTGTAGCCTTGGAAAGGTTTCCTTTCTTATCCTTATTTGATGGTATTGTAGTATCCGGAGACGAAAAAATGAAAAAACCCCATCATGAGATCTATAGATTGTTGATGGAAAGATACAATGTTGTTCCATCAGAAGCTATTTTTATAGATGACAATTACCAGAATATTCTCGCTGCTGAGTATTTGGGCATCAGATCAATTCATTTTCAGCATAGTCAACAATGCAGAGATGCATTAAGTCAAATCATAAACTGGTAA
- a CDS encoding DUF5106 domain-containing protein, with protein MTFQIDGYNNDTLLIAYYYGNRTLVKDTILRRSDKKGLFRWAQDTLVPQGVYLALMKPNNNYVQFLVNDRQNSLKLKFHADDLSNVDVAGCKENKAFFEFLTYLGEKRVARDTLNARLERAINNNLPQEHLKDDLSRLDQEVKLYQQNILRQFPGTVLDLLISSNMEVEVPEYAGDEKSVQTQKYLYYKNHYFDQINFLHPALIRTPTIQHKVDDYLNRFTVQIPDSLIITVDYILKLTQPNKDAFQYFLSESLNKFAQSNYVGHIDIAVHIIDNYYAKGLAHWVAEENIEKLKSDADNIRPTMLEKKMPDITTYLEDNTPVRLYDITSDYVIVFLWDPDCATCKKFAPEIVNFQKKHSDERVKILTICNQPGEKFKNCWTVVKEKGMDALINTGDEYQRYQSKIRNTKVPKILILDKDKKIILKDFAADKLDEIFENLVKETDNRIK; from the coding sequence ATGACATTTCAGATCGATGGATACAATAATGATACATTGTTAATAGCATATTATTACGGAAATAGAACACTTGTCAAAGACACTATTTTAAGAAGAAGTGACAAAAAAGGGTTGTTTAGATGGGCACAAGACACTCTGGTGCCACAGGGTGTATATCTTGCCTTGATGAAGCCCAATAACAATTATGTACAATTTTTGGTAAACGATCGCCAAAACAGTCTTAAATTAAAGTTTCATGCTGACGATCTATCGAATGTTGATGTTGCCGGATGTAAAGAAAATAAAGCATTTTTTGAATTTCTCACATATCTTGGTGAAAAGAGGGTAGCAAGAGACACACTTAATGCAAGGTTGGAAAGGGCAATAAATAACAATTTACCCCAAGAACATCTTAAAGACGATTTGAGCAGACTTGATCAGGAAGTCAAATTATATCAACAAAATATATTGAGGCAGTTTCCCGGAACAGTACTTGATTTGTTGATTTCTTCCAATATGGAGGTAGAGGTACCCGAGTATGCGGGAGATGAAAAATCCGTACAGACTCAAAAGTACCTTTATTATAAAAATCATTATTTTGATCAAATCAATTTTCTACATCCGGCACTGATTCGTACACCAACTATCCAACATAAAGTGGATGACTATTTGAATAGATTTACGGTGCAAATACCTGATTCTCTGATCATTACGGTGGATTATATTTTAAAACTAACTCAGCCCAACAAAGACGCTTTTCAATACTTTTTGTCAGAATCGCTCAATAAATTTGCACAATCAAATTATGTAGGTCATATAGATATTGCTGTGCACATCATAGATAATTATTACGCAAAAGGCTTAGCCCATTGGGTTGCTGAAGAAAATATAGAAAAATTGAAAAGTGATGCTGATAACATCAGACCTACCATGTTGGAAAAAAAAATGCCTGATATCACTACCTATCTGGAAGATAATACTCCTGTCAGACTTTATGATATAACATCAGATTATGTCATTGTATTTCTTTGGGATCCAGATTGTGCTACATGCAAAAAATTTGCACCTGAAATAGTGAATTTTCAGAAGAAACACTCAGATGAACGTGTAAAAATTCTTACTATCTGTAACCAGCCGGGAGAAAAATTTAAAAATTGCTGGACAGTTGTAAAAGAAAAAGGAATGGATGCACTGATCAATACGGGTGATGAATACCAAAGATATCAATCAAAGATACGGAATACCAAAGTACCTAAAATATTGATTCTGGATAAAGACAAAAAAATTATTCTCAAGGATTTTGCCGCTGACAAACTGGATGAAATTTTTGAAAACCTTGTGAAAGAAACTGACAATAGAATAAAATGA
- a CDS encoding tRNA threonylcarbamoyladenosine dehydratase, whose amino-acid sequence MEIPAWLERTELLTGDESITRLMESNVLLVGLGGVGSYAGEFLIRAGVGNITIIDGDVVDPTNINRQLQAVHSTIGMSKAQLLYNRFKDINPDLNIKMYEKFMEPDDMLRLMEDGKYDFILDCIDSITPKLTLLKSAKHIQTPVIAAMGAGGKLDPSKIKISDISRTKECKFAHTVRKRLKKEGIKRGILAVFSEEIQPKTALKLTDGKNYKRSYYGTISYMPALFGLTMASEVIRRLGGLK is encoded by the coding sequence ATGGAAATACCAGCCTGGTTGGAACGAACAGAACTCCTGACAGGAGATGAAAGCATAACAAGGCTCATGGAGTCCAATGTTTTATTGGTAGGCCTGGGTGGTGTCGGGAGCTACGCCGGTGAATTTTTAATAAGGGCCGGAGTAGGCAATATCACTATCATAGATGGGGATGTAGTGGATCCAACCAATATCAACAGGCAGCTTCAGGCAGTACATTCGACGATTGGTATGTCCAAAGCCCAATTGCTGTACAACCGATTTAAAGACATCAATCCTGACCTCAATATCAAGATGTATGAAAAATTTATGGAACCCGATGATATGCTCCGGTTGATGGAAGATGGAAAATACGACTTCATACTCGATTGTATAGATAGTATCACCCCAAAACTTACACTCCTGAAATCAGCAAAACATATACAGACTCCAGTGATCGCTGCGATGGGCGCAGGCGGCAAGTTGGACCCTTCCAAAATTAAAATCTCTGACATCTCCCGCACAAAAGAATGTAAGTTTGCTCATACTGTGAGAAAGAGATTAAAAAAGGAAGGCATAAAGCGAGGTATCCTTGCAGTTTTTTCAGAAGAAATACAACCAAAAACTGCACTTAAACTAACTGATGGCAAAAACTACAAACGCTCGTACTATGGAACAATATCTTATATGCCGGCGCTGTTTGGACTAACAATGGCCTCTGAAGTGATAAGGAGATTGGGAGGTTTGAAATAA
- a CDS encoding SDR family oxidoreductase, giving the protein MKRVLITGAAGFIGSHLCDRFISEGYHVIGMDNLITGNIKNIEHLFPLKQFEYYHHDVSKFVHVPGDLDYILHFASPASPIDYLKMPIQTLKVGSLGTHNLLGLAKSKNARILIASTSEVYGDPLVHPQHEEYWGNVNPIGPRGVYDEAKRFQEAITMAYHTYHGLETRIVRIFNTYGPRMRVEDGRVLPAFFSQAIKGEGLTVFGEGQQTRSFCYVDDLVEGIYRLLLSDYHLPVNIGNPSEINIMQFAHEIMDLVRNPSAHIIYNPLPVDDPKQRRPDITRAKEILGWQPKVSREEGLLKTYVYFKTVVKSNI; this is encoded by the coding sequence GTGAAAAGAGTATTAATTACCGGGGCAGCGGGTTTTATAGGATCGCATTTATGTGACAGGTTTATCTCCGAAGGTTACCATGTCATTGGAATGGACAACCTCATCACCGGGAATATTAAAAATATTGAGCACTTGTTCCCGCTTAAACAGTTTGAATACTATCATCATGATGTATCCAAGTTTGTACACGTTCCTGGAGATTTGGATTATATCCTTCACTTTGCTTCACCTGCAAGCCCGATAGATTATTTGAAGATGCCAATACAAACACTCAAAGTAGGTTCGCTTGGCACACATAATTTACTAGGTCTTGCCAAATCAAAAAATGCAAGAATCCTGATAGCATCGACATCAGAAGTGTATGGTGATCCCTTGGTGCACCCACAACATGAAGAATACTGGGGAAATGTTAACCCAATAGGACCTCGTGGGGTATATGATGAGGCCAAAAGATTTCAGGAAGCTATCACAATGGCATATCACACTTACCATGGCTTAGAAACAAGGATTGTCAGAATATTTAATACTTATGGACCTAGGATGAGAGTGGAGGATGGTCGGGTATTGCCAGCATTTTTTTCTCAGGCCATCAAAGGAGAAGGTCTGACAGTATTCGGTGAAGGGCAGCAAACGAGATCCTTTTGTTATGTGGACGATTTGGTGGAAGGTATTTACAGATTATTGCTTAGTGACTATCATCTACCTGTCAATATAGGAAATCCTTCAGAAATTAATATTATGCAGTTTGCACATGAAATTATGGATTTGGTCAGAAATCCATCTGCTCATATCATTTACAATCCACTTCCAGTCGATGATCCAAAGCAGAGAAGACCCGATATCACCAGAGCAAAAGAGATTTTGGGGTGGCAGCCAAAAGTATCAAGAGAAGAAGGGTTATTAAAAACCTATGTGTATTTTAAAACAGTTGTGAAATCTAATATTTAA